Proteins from a genomic interval of Harpia harpyja isolate bHarHar1 chromosome 9, bHarHar1 primary haplotype, whole genome shotgun sequence:
- the HORMAD2 gene encoding HORMA domain-containing protein 2 isoform X2 yields the protein MATHQLLQTRQKKKSSTESVLFPDKIATEQQSVALVKRLLAISVSCITYMRGLFPESSYGTRCLDDLCLKILREDKSCLGSLQIVKWIQGCFDALERQYIYTNPKEPETVTELYQFKFKYKKEVPQMDITSNQMNFVNGVCSKDVKQASRLLIRKLYLLMQNLGPLPNDITLTMKLLYYNDVTPKDYQPPGFKEDGSPGDLFFDGDPVNLRVGSVSTGFHLMKVRVTTEKKRMGTVESNLLQKNGPTEISHQGLDCDEEEEEGSTRNHPLPVRAHSSEHGKDKSDPHPGWKTEASSFYLQDAGGKKKTGINEMVRMPCSRASQQISCLNLAFSQEEVIGPKKKRKVSEPEKLLLEGRK from the exons ATGGCTACTCATCAGCTTTTACAGACTAGGCAAAAGAAAAAGTCCTCTACG GAATCAGTGTTATTCCCCGACAAAATTGCTACTGAGCAGCAGTCTGTGGCGCTGGTGAAAAGACTTCTGGCCATCTCTGTATCCTGTATAACATACATGAGAGGGCTGTTCCCAGAGAGCTCTTATGGAACTCGCTGTTTAGATG ACCTCTGTCTAAAAATTCTCCGAGAAGATAAAAGCTGTCTGGGATCATTGCAGATAGTCAAGTG GATTCAAGGTTGTTTTGATGCTTTGGAGAGGCAGTAT ATTTACACGAATCCCAAGGAACCGGAG ACAGTGACTGAACTGTATCAATTCAAATTCAAGTACAAAAAGGAGGTGCCCCAGATGGACATCACCAG CAACCAAATGAACTTTGTGAATGGGGTGTGCAGCAAGGATGTTAAACAGGCCAGCAGGCTCCTGATCCGTAAACTGTACCTGTTAATGCAAAACCTTGGACCACTTCCCAATGATATTACCCTGACCATGAAACTCCTCTACTACAATGATG TAACTCCCAAAGATTACCAGCCTCCTGGCTTTAAGGAAGATGGCAGCCCTGGTGACCTGTTTTTTGATGGCGATCCTGTCAACCTGAGAGTAGGGTCAGTCTCCACTGGCTTCCACCTCATGAAAGTGAGAgtgacaactgaaaaaaaaagaatgggaacaGTTGAAAGCAACCTGCTCCAGAAGAATGGCCCTACGGAGATCTCGCATCAAGGGTTAGACtgtgatgaagaggaagaagagggcaGTACAAGG AATCACCCTCTCCCAGTCAGAGCACATTCAAGTGAGCATGGAAAGGACAAAAGTGACCCCCACCCAGGCTGGAAAACGGAAGCATCTTCTTTTTACCTTCAAGATGCAG GTGGAAAGAAGAAGACCGGAATAAATGAGATGGTCAGGATGCCTTGCTCAAGGGCATCTCAGCAG
- the HORMAD2 gene encoding HORMA domain-containing protein 2 isoform X1 — protein sequence MATHQLLQTRQKKKSSTESVLFPDKIATEQQSVALVKRLLAISVSCITYMRGLFPESSYGTRCLDDLCLKILREDKSCLGSLQIVKWIQGCFDALERQYLHIAVLAIYTNPKEPETVTELYQFKFKYKKEVPQMDITSNQMNFVNGVCSKDVKQASRLLIRKLYLLMQNLGPLPNDITLTMKLLYYNDVTPKDYQPPGFKEDGSPGDLFFDGDPVNLRVGSVSTGFHLMKVRVTTEKKRMGTVESNLLQKNGPTEISHQGLDCDEEEEEGSTRNHPLPVRAHSSEHGKDKSDPHPGWKTEASSFYLQDAGGKKKTGINEMVRMPCSRASQQISCLNLAFSQEEVIGPKKKRKVSEPEKLLLEGRK from the exons ATGGCTACTCATCAGCTTTTACAGACTAGGCAAAAGAAAAAGTCCTCTACG GAATCAGTGTTATTCCCCGACAAAATTGCTACTGAGCAGCAGTCTGTGGCGCTGGTGAAAAGACTTCTGGCCATCTCTGTATCCTGTATAACATACATGAGAGGGCTGTTCCCAGAGAGCTCTTATGGAACTCGCTGTTTAGATG ACCTCTGTCTAAAAATTCTCCGAGAAGATAAAAGCTGTCTGGGATCATTGCAGATAGTCAAGTG GATTCAAGGTTGTTTTGATGCTTTGGAGAGGCAGTAT TTACACATTGCTGTCCTCGCA ATTTACACGAATCCCAAGGAACCGGAG ACAGTGACTGAACTGTATCAATTCAAATTCAAGTACAAAAAGGAGGTGCCCCAGATGGACATCACCAG CAACCAAATGAACTTTGTGAATGGGGTGTGCAGCAAGGATGTTAAACAGGCCAGCAGGCTCCTGATCCGTAAACTGTACCTGTTAATGCAAAACCTTGGACCACTTCCCAATGATATTACCCTGACCATGAAACTCCTCTACTACAATGATG TAACTCCCAAAGATTACCAGCCTCCTGGCTTTAAGGAAGATGGCAGCCCTGGTGACCTGTTTTTTGATGGCGATCCTGTCAACCTGAGAGTAGGGTCAGTCTCCACTGGCTTCCACCTCATGAAAGTGAGAgtgacaactgaaaaaaaaagaatgggaacaGTTGAAAGCAACCTGCTCCAGAAGAATGGCCCTACGGAGATCTCGCATCAAGGGTTAGACtgtgatgaagaggaagaagagggcaGTACAAGG AATCACCCTCTCCCAGTCAGAGCACATTCAAGTGAGCATGGAAAGGACAAAAGTGACCCCCACCCAGGCTGGAAAACGGAAGCATCTTCTTTTTACCTTCAAGATGCAG GTGGAAAGAAGAAGACCGGAATAAATGAGATGGTCAGGATGCCTTGCTCAAGGGCATCTCAGCAG